CATTCTGTTATGGATAAAATCAATCGTCAGGTTTCTTGGCTTGTTCTCTTCGTCAGGCGTGGAATCGGTGAAACATCCTGCTATATAGGCTATTAATTGATTAGATGTTAAGGTCGGGTGGTCAACAAAGGCATATTTAAATGCATCGCCATATAATCCTTTCATTTCGTTAATAAGTTTTAAAAGAATGGTCGTCTTTCCAAGCCCGGCATCCTCCGATACTACGAGCGCACCGCCCTTGTTTGTGTTTACTGCATATTTCAACCGTTCAAGGCATTCGTAATACTGTCCGGCCATATGCATCATATTGCTGTCAGGCGCTAAAAGGAATGGATGCTGTTTCAGTCCCCAATACTCTATGTAATTTTCACTCATGGCTGGCATTGCTTGCAGGGAGAATACCCTATTTTTATTGCATCAAAACGGCTTCGGAAAACAATTTTATTTTTGGCGGACATTTTGTCCGCTAATGTGCATGAAGGCCTGTGCAGAGAATATGTCCTTTTATTTCCTACATAGGAAGCTTCTGTCTCCCTCTTTTTCTCCTGCCACAGTCCTCTTTCCTCATTCATTGCTTTCTTCTGGTGATTTAAAAGCAGATCACTATATTTTGTATTGGGCGGCTTAATCATTACTTTTGCATAACCGAGTCTTACAAGCTCGGCATTTACAAATAAATTCTTTACAAAAACATAAGCAAGC
The sequence above is drawn from the Pseudomonadota bacterium genome and encodes:
- a CDS encoding thermonuclease family protein, translated to MKKIGALAILLCLIMVLAGYSFAKEYVVNKIIDGDTVQLDTGEIVRYLGIDTPELFIKGGGAEFYAREAARYNKKLVFMKKIKLEFDAERKDHYGRLLAYVFVKNLFVNAELVRLGYAKVMIKPPNTKYSDLLLNHQKKAMNEERGLWQEKKRETEASYVGNKRTYSLHRPSCTLADKMSAKNKIVFRSRFDAIKIGYSPCKQCQP